The Pygocentrus nattereri isolate fPygNat1 chromosome 2, fPygNat1.pri, whole genome shotgun sequence genome has a window encoding:
- the LOC108413146 gene encoding SUN domain-containing ossification factor-like isoform X2 → MKRLEFALFCLSLVLLCYWHPVQHGLCSEQNKPDPQNQAPTTQDITEQQDESKEKKGNDQVFLDPADLQTAEHSTETDVGPVDELQTQETGLKEKDEKDLQVGGTTAESVLTSESSVPEQDSQHNAPETSIPQEQTTDLSPVPAESVTAPQPASVYEGLSSTTTALPGPAPCSGGDDSCTSASIAAVSTTAACEAGDNPSYVVDLTSSLPMVLETSTPGTGKGTKASLDRVNQGTNVSSLPKDPNVHATTETDPSVPNKDQEDIPTFDEWKKIMLEVENEKSQTTHTSYNAGSSTVKKVQKTTNYASVECGAKILSSNPEAKSTSAILMENMDMYMLNPCSNKIWFIIELCQPIQVKQLDIANFELFSSTPKDFLVSISDRYPTNKWAKLGTFHARDERTVQSFPLDEHLYAKYVKMFTKYIKVELLSHFGSEHFCPLSLIRVFGTSMMEEYELNSEPSERLNFEDEDYDYPPGYLPSDDKSSKNLIGSAKDVILNMVNNIAANVLGGNPEDAARSGGNFSSLNLNLTETSGTPQTVPPTTSYVMSETLEQHQRDLSEITETISITQDTRDADQTVPEPTASLSEAPSATLFIPESLTPTPPDEEQIVTLLPKEEEDSDELHHSEQPSSSIPQEEEQKVKSEPYQQYSRVKESNNCCVLSLDSYSCVVSLKEYLLQSCFPPPTLQKKEIKTKSKMSKDLQSEVNTYSQEAHATVPVVITSSLTQTPTTLTVETPSISEDSTTEVLVSSFQEREKKPQVGSLELEPSLTSALPKPTSMNALASEATHAIDFLDSLVTEPPEVTFPHQEKTKEKPAEVKKTPLLTEHLESVSTPVLKTKSDEVDRDQKLPSVAGKSTTEMSILSTSIRLSSIVDQTPLTRLSTHADQSIPQPTKTRPAAPAGSLTAAAVTEALESSVAAAEPKIEELLEEAALGGHGSNGLLGQPSSSDFYAEMPSSTDAPIHGSNQKESVFMRLNNRIKALEVNMSLSGRYLEQLSQRYRKQMEEMQKAFNKTIIKLQNTSRIAEEQDQKQTESIQVLQGQLENMTQLILNLSVRVSQLQREVSDRHSYLLLSLVLCFFLGLAVCINFCRMSAETLSTEPDSAVPKTYSYCCPDRVSFDYEDVSLKRRASYPFSQSSLQISAAEGPNEAYNVETHRNTTGNKKKKRCKIKSTIKPETITPAVLSSIPNGRLQSNSLPPQGLDLKLSSCGPDPSPFTFRDPPSEGSSEASSQSDDPSFCGISTCGRLCEGLPPPKSRSEKRALKRRHSKPSCTVVQQLLQPAQSSGPLVRPGPTVQGFIKTTTELSAGRVEVTTISGLT, encoded by the exons ATGAAGAGGCTCGAGTTCGCGCTGTTTTGTCTCAGCCTGGTACTGCTGTGTTACTG GCACCCTGTTCAACATGGCCTTTGCTCGGAGCAGAATAAACCTGACCCACAGAATCAAGCACCGACCACACAGGACATCACAGAACAGCAGGATGAGTCCAAAGAGAAGAAGGGGAATGACCAG GTCTTTTTGGATCCAGCTGACCTTCAGACTGCGGAACACAGTACAGAGACGGACGTAGGTCCAGTAGATGAGCTACAGACGCAGGAAACTGGGCTAAAGGAGAAAGATGAAAAG GATTTACAGGTGGGTGGGACCACAGCAGAGTCTGTTTTGACCTCAGAGTCTTCAGTACCTGAGCAAGATTCACAACACAATGCACCAGAAACTTCCATTCCCCAAGAGCAGACCACCGACCTCTCCCCTGTCCCTGCTGAGTCTGTAACTGCTCCTCAGCCTGCCTCCGTCTACGAGGGACTGTCCTCCACTACCACTGCCTTACCTGGACCAGCTCCCTGCAG tggtggcgatgaCTCCTGCACCTCTGCTTCCATTGCTGCTGTCTCCACCACGGCTGCTTGTGAGGCAGGGGACAATCCTTCATATGTTGTGGACCTTACCAG TAGTCTTCCCATGGTGTTGGAGACCAGCACACCTGGAACAGGGAAGGGTACCAAGGCTAGTTTAGACAGAGTAAATCAAGGAACTAATGTTTCCAGCCTGCCGAAAGACCCG AACGTCCACGCCACCACAGAAACGGATCCATCAGTTCCCAACAAAGACCAAGAAGACATTCCTACTTTTGATGAGTGGAAGAAGATCATGTTGGAGGTggagaatgaaaaaa GTCAAACCACGCACACGTCCTATAACGCCGGTTCCAGCACCGTTAAGAAAGTGCAGAAAACTACAAACTATGCCTCAGTGGAATGCGGAGCTAAGATTCTGTCCTCTAATCCTGAGGCAAAG agCACTTCGGCCATCCTGATGGAGAACATGGATATGTACATGCTGAATCCCTGCAGCAACAAGATATG GTTTATCATTGAGTTGTGTCAGCCCATTCAGGTGAAGCAGCTGGACATTGCCAATTTTGAGCTCTTCTCCTCGACCCCCAAAGACTTCCTGGTCTCAATCAGTGACAG ATATCCAACCAACAAATGGGCCAAGCTTGGGACCTTTCATGCTCGTGACGAACGAACAGTTCAGAGTTTTCCACTGGATGAGCATTTATACGCTAAATACGTCAAG ATGTTCACCAAGTACATAAAG GTGGAGCTGCTGTCACACTTTGGGTCTGAGCACTTCTGTCCTCTCAGCCTGATCAG GGTTTTTGGGACGAGTATGATGGAGGAGTATGAACTAAATTCTGAGCCCTCTGAAAGACTCAACTTTGAAGATGAGGACTATG ATTACCCTCCTGGATATCTGCCCTCAGATGACAAATCTTCAAAGAATCTGATTGGGTCTGCTAAGG ATGTTATTCTTAATATGGTAAACAACATTGCTGCCAACGTGTTGGGTGGAAATCCAGAAGATGCAGCTAGGAGTGGAG GCAACTTTTCCTCCCTGAATCTGAATTTAACAGAAACATCAGGAACTCCTCAGACAGTTCCCCCAACCACCTCCTACGTTAT GTCAGAGACGTTAGAGCAGCACCAGCGGGACTTGAGTGAAATCACAGAGACAATTTCCATCACACAAGACACAAGAGATGCAGACCAGACGGTACCTGAACCCACAGCCTCGCTCTCAGAGGCTCCCTCCGCAACGCTGTTTATCCCAGAGTCCCTCACCCCAACTCCTCCTGATGAAGAACAGATAGTTACTCTGTTGCCCAAGGAGGAGGAGGACTCAGATGAACTACACCATTCAGAACAGCCATCCAGCTCCATACCACAGGAAGAGGAGCAGAAAGTGAAGTCAGAACCGTATCAGCAGTACTCAAGAGTTAAAGAGAGTAACAACTGCTGTGTGCTCTCTCTCGATTCATACTCTTGCGTTGTTTCTCTTAAAGAGTACCTCCTGCAGAGCTGCTTTCCACCACCTACTCTCCAGAAGAaggaaataaagacaaaaagtaAGATGTCAAAAGATTTGCAGTCTGAAGTTAATACATATTCACAGGAAGCACATGCTACAGTTCCAGTCGTGATCACATCGTCTCTGACACAGACGCCTACCACTTTGACAGTGGAGACGCCCTCCATCTCAGAAGATTCCACCACAGAAGTGTTAGTATCTTCTTTccaggaaagagaaaagaagcctCAGGTCGGATCTCTTGAGCTTGAGCCTAGTTTGACCTCAGCCCTTCCAAAACCTACTTCCATGAATGCCCTTGCCTCTGAAGCCACTCATGCAATCGACTTTCTGGACTCTTTGGTCACAGAGCCACCTGAGGTCACCTTCCCTCACCAGGAGAAGACCAAGGAGAAACCAGCAGAAGTCAAGAAGACTCCTCTCCTTACTGAGCACTTGGAATCAGTTTCTACTCCAGTTTTAAAAACCAAAAGTGATGAGGTAGATCGTGACCAGAAGCTACCATCTGTTGCAGGAAAGTCCACCACTGAAATGAGTATCCTGTCCACTAGTATCAGACTGTCCAGCATTGTGGATCAGACACCACTTACTCGTCTGTCCACTCATGCAGATCAGTCCATTCCTCAGCCAACAAAGACCAGGCCTGCAGCCCCTGCTGGGTCACTGACAGCTGCTGCAGTAACAGAAGCTTTAGAGAGCTCAGTGGCTGCAGCAGAACCCAAAATTGAAGAGCTCCTTGAGGAAGCTGCTCTAGGAGGCCACGGGAGTAATGGACTATTAGGACAGCCATCCTCCTCAGACTTCTATGCTGAAATGCCCAGTTCCACAGATGCGCCGATCCATGGCTCTAACCAGAAGGAGTCGGTCTTCATGAGGCTCAACAACAGGATCAAGGCCCTTGAGGTGAACATGTCTCTCAGTGGGCGCTACCTGGAACAGCTCAGCCAGAG GTATCGAAAGCAGATGGAGGAGATGCAGAAAGCTTTCAACAAAACAATCATCAAACTCCAGAACACTTCAAGGATTGCTGAAGAACAG GACCAGAAGCAGACCGAGTCCATTCAAGTACTGCAGGGGCAGCTGGAGAACATGACTCAGCTCATTCTTAACCTGTCTGTGAGAGTGAGCCAGCTACAGAGAGAG GTGTCTGACAGGCACAGCTACCTGCTGTTGTCGCTGGTCCTCTGCTTTTTCCTTGGACTGGCCGTCTGCATTAATTTCTGTCGCATGTCGGCTGAGACTTTGTCCACAGAGCCTGACTCTGCTGTACCCAAAACCTACAGCTACTGCTGCCCTGACAG AGTTTCATTTGACTATGAAGATGTGAGCCTAAAGCGTAGAGCATCGTATCCCTTCTCACAGTCATCACTGCAGATTTCAGCTGCTGAAG GTCCAAATGAAGCATATAATGTAGAAACTCACAGGAATACAACAGGGAATAAAAAG AAAAAGCGATGTAAAATTAAATCCACCATAAAACCAGAGACAATAACTCCAGCTGTACTCTCCTCAATCCCTAATGGGAGACTGCAGAGTAACAGCCTCCCTCCTCAGGGCTTGGACTTAAAACTGTCATCCTGTGGCCCTGACCCCTCGCCCTTCACCTTCAGAGACCCTCCATCTGAGGGCAGCTCTGAGGCCTCTTCCCAATCAGACGATCCGTCGTTCTGCGGCATCTCCACCTGCGGCCGCCTCTGCGAGGGTCTCCCTCCTCCAAAGAGCCGCTCGGAGAAGAGAGCCCTCAAGCGGCGGCACTCCAAGCCTTCCTGCACTGTGGTCCAGCAACTCCTCCAGCCTGCGCAGAGCAGTGGCCCACTGGTGCGGCCTGGGCCCACCGTACAGGGTTTCATTAAGACCACCACAGAACTCAGTGCTGGCAGGGTTGAAGTCACCACCATCTCTGGACTCACTTGA
- the LOC108413146 gene encoding SUN domain-containing ossification factor-like isoform X3 — translation MKRLEFALFCLSLVLLCYWHPVQHGLCSEQNKPDPQNQAPTTQDITEQQDESKEKKGNDQQVFLDPADLQTAEHSTETDVGPVDELQTQETGLKEKDEKDLQVGGTTAESVLTSESSVPEQDSQHNAPETSIPQEQTTDLSPVPAESVTAPQPASVYEGLSSTTTALPGPAPCSGGDDSCTSASIAAVSTTAACEAGDNPSYVVDLTSSLPMVLETSTPGTGKGTKASLDRVNQGTNVSSLPKDPNVHATTETDPSVPNKDQEDIPTFDEWKKIMLEVENEKSQTTHTSYNAGSSTVKKVQKTTNYASVECGAKILSSNPEAKSTSAILMENMDMYMLNPCSNKIWFIIELCQPIQVKQLDIANFELFSSTPKDFLVSISDRYPTNKWAKLGTFHARDERTVQSFPLDEHLYAKYVKVELLSHFGSEHFCPLSLIRVFGTSMMEEYELNSEPSERLNFEDEDYDYPPGYLPSDDKSSKNLIGSAKDVILNMVNNIAANVLGGNPEDAARSGGNFSSLNLNLTETSGTPQTVPPTTSYVMSETLEQHQRDLSEITETISITQDTRDADQTVPEPTASLSEAPSATLFIPESLTPTPPDEEQIVTLLPKEEEDSDELHHSEQPSSSIPQEEEQKVKSEPYQQYSRVKESNNCCVLSLDSYSCVVSLKEYLLQSCFPPPTLQKKEIKTKSKMSKDLQSEVNTYSQEAHATVPVVITSSLTQTPTTLTVETPSISEDSTTEVLVSSFQEREKKPQVGSLELEPSLTSALPKPTSMNALASEATHAIDFLDSLVTEPPEVTFPHQEKTKEKPAEVKKTPLLTEHLESVSTPVLKTKSDEVDRDQKLPSVAGKSTTEMSILSTSIRLSSIVDQTPLTRLSTHADQSIPQPTKTRPAAPAGSLTAAAVTEALESSVAAAEPKIEELLEEAALGGHGSNGLLGQPSSSDFYAEMPSSTDAPIHGSNQKESVFMRLNNRIKALEVNMSLSGRYLEQLSQRYRKQMEEMQKAFNKTIIKLQNTSRIAEEQDQKQTESIQVLQGQLENMTQLILNLSVRVSQLQREVSDRHSYLLLSLVLCFFLGLAVCINFCRMSAETLSTEPDSAVPKTYSYCCPDRVSFDYEDVSLKRRASYPFSQSSLQISAAEGPNEAYNVETHRNTTGNKKKKRCKIKSTIKPETITPAVLSSIPNGRLQSNSLPPQGLDLKLSSCGPDPSPFTFRDPPSEGSSEASSQSDDPSFCGISTCGRLCEGLPPPKSRSEKRALKRRHSKPSCTVVQQLLQPAQSSGPLVRPGPTVQGFIKTTTELSAGRVEVTTISGLT, via the exons ATGAAGAGGCTCGAGTTCGCGCTGTTTTGTCTCAGCCTGGTACTGCTGTGTTACTG GCACCCTGTTCAACATGGCCTTTGCTCGGAGCAGAATAAACCTGACCCACAGAATCAAGCACCGACCACACAGGACATCACAGAACAGCAGGATGAGTCCAAAGAGAAGAAGGGGAATGACCAG CAGGTCTTTTTGGATCCAGCTGACCTTCAGACTGCGGAACACAGTACAGAGACGGACGTAGGTCCAGTAGATGAGCTACAGACGCAGGAAACTGGGCTAAAGGAGAAAGATGAAAAG GATTTACAGGTGGGTGGGACCACAGCAGAGTCTGTTTTGACCTCAGAGTCTTCAGTACCTGAGCAAGATTCACAACACAATGCACCAGAAACTTCCATTCCCCAAGAGCAGACCACCGACCTCTCCCCTGTCCCTGCTGAGTCTGTAACTGCTCCTCAGCCTGCCTCCGTCTACGAGGGACTGTCCTCCACTACCACTGCCTTACCTGGACCAGCTCCCTGCAG tggtggcgatgaCTCCTGCACCTCTGCTTCCATTGCTGCTGTCTCCACCACGGCTGCTTGTGAGGCAGGGGACAATCCTTCATATGTTGTGGACCTTACCAG TAGTCTTCCCATGGTGTTGGAGACCAGCACACCTGGAACAGGGAAGGGTACCAAGGCTAGTTTAGACAGAGTAAATCAAGGAACTAATGTTTCCAGCCTGCCGAAAGACCCG AACGTCCACGCCACCACAGAAACGGATCCATCAGTTCCCAACAAAGACCAAGAAGACATTCCTACTTTTGATGAGTGGAAGAAGATCATGTTGGAGGTggagaatgaaaaaa GTCAAACCACGCACACGTCCTATAACGCCGGTTCCAGCACCGTTAAGAAAGTGCAGAAAACTACAAACTATGCCTCAGTGGAATGCGGAGCTAAGATTCTGTCCTCTAATCCTGAGGCAAAG agCACTTCGGCCATCCTGATGGAGAACATGGATATGTACATGCTGAATCCCTGCAGCAACAAGATATG GTTTATCATTGAGTTGTGTCAGCCCATTCAGGTGAAGCAGCTGGACATTGCCAATTTTGAGCTCTTCTCCTCGACCCCCAAAGACTTCCTGGTCTCAATCAGTGACAG ATATCCAACCAACAAATGGGCCAAGCTTGGGACCTTTCATGCTCGTGACGAACGAACAGTTCAGAGTTTTCCACTGGATGAGCATTTATACGCTAAATACGTCAAG GTGGAGCTGCTGTCACACTTTGGGTCTGAGCACTTCTGTCCTCTCAGCCTGATCAG GGTTTTTGGGACGAGTATGATGGAGGAGTATGAACTAAATTCTGAGCCCTCTGAAAGACTCAACTTTGAAGATGAGGACTATG ATTACCCTCCTGGATATCTGCCCTCAGATGACAAATCTTCAAAGAATCTGATTGGGTCTGCTAAGG ATGTTATTCTTAATATGGTAAACAACATTGCTGCCAACGTGTTGGGTGGAAATCCAGAAGATGCAGCTAGGAGTGGAG GCAACTTTTCCTCCCTGAATCTGAATTTAACAGAAACATCAGGAACTCCTCAGACAGTTCCCCCAACCACCTCCTACGTTAT GTCAGAGACGTTAGAGCAGCACCAGCGGGACTTGAGTGAAATCACAGAGACAATTTCCATCACACAAGACACAAGAGATGCAGACCAGACGGTACCTGAACCCACAGCCTCGCTCTCAGAGGCTCCCTCCGCAACGCTGTTTATCCCAGAGTCCCTCACCCCAACTCCTCCTGATGAAGAACAGATAGTTACTCTGTTGCCCAAGGAGGAGGAGGACTCAGATGAACTACACCATTCAGAACAGCCATCCAGCTCCATACCACAGGAAGAGGAGCAGAAAGTGAAGTCAGAACCGTATCAGCAGTACTCAAGAGTTAAAGAGAGTAACAACTGCTGTGTGCTCTCTCTCGATTCATACTCTTGCGTTGTTTCTCTTAAAGAGTACCTCCTGCAGAGCTGCTTTCCACCACCTACTCTCCAGAAGAaggaaataaagacaaaaagtaAGATGTCAAAAGATTTGCAGTCTGAAGTTAATACATATTCACAGGAAGCACATGCTACAGTTCCAGTCGTGATCACATCGTCTCTGACACAGACGCCTACCACTTTGACAGTGGAGACGCCCTCCATCTCAGAAGATTCCACCACAGAAGTGTTAGTATCTTCTTTccaggaaagagaaaagaagcctCAGGTCGGATCTCTTGAGCTTGAGCCTAGTTTGACCTCAGCCCTTCCAAAACCTACTTCCATGAATGCCCTTGCCTCTGAAGCCACTCATGCAATCGACTTTCTGGACTCTTTGGTCACAGAGCCACCTGAGGTCACCTTCCCTCACCAGGAGAAGACCAAGGAGAAACCAGCAGAAGTCAAGAAGACTCCTCTCCTTACTGAGCACTTGGAATCAGTTTCTACTCCAGTTTTAAAAACCAAAAGTGATGAGGTAGATCGTGACCAGAAGCTACCATCTGTTGCAGGAAAGTCCACCACTGAAATGAGTATCCTGTCCACTAGTATCAGACTGTCCAGCATTGTGGATCAGACACCACTTACTCGTCTGTCCACTCATGCAGATCAGTCCATTCCTCAGCCAACAAAGACCAGGCCTGCAGCCCCTGCTGGGTCACTGACAGCTGCTGCAGTAACAGAAGCTTTAGAGAGCTCAGTGGCTGCAGCAGAACCCAAAATTGAAGAGCTCCTTGAGGAAGCTGCTCTAGGAGGCCACGGGAGTAATGGACTATTAGGACAGCCATCCTCCTCAGACTTCTATGCTGAAATGCCCAGTTCCACAGATGCGCCGATCCATGGCTCTAACCAGAAGGAGTCGGTCTTCATGAGGCTCAACAACAGGATCAAGGCCCTTGAGGTGAACATGTCTCTCAGTGGGCGCTACCTGGAACAGCTCAGCCAGAG GTATCGAAAGCAGATGGAGGAGATGCAGAAAGCTTTCAACAAAACAATCATCAAACTCCAGAACACTTCAAGGATTGCTGAAGAACAG GACCAGAAGCAGACCGAGTCCATTCAAGTACTGCAGGGGCAGCTGGAGAACATGACTCAGCTCATTCTTAACCTGTCTGTGAGAGTGAGCCAGCTACAGAGAGAG GTGTCTGACAGGCACAGCTACCTGCTGTTGTCGCTGGTCCTCTGCTTTTTCCTTGGACTGGCCGTCTGCATTAATTTCTGTCGCATGTCGGCTGAGACTTTGTCCACAGAGCCTGACTCTGCTGTACCCAAAACCTACAGCTACTGCTGCCCTGACAG AGTTTCATTTGACTATGAAGATGTGAGCCTAAAGCGTAGAGCATCGTATCCCTTCTCACAGTCATCACTGCAGATTTCAGCTGCTGAAG GTCCAAATGAAGCATATAATGTAGAAACTCACAGGAATACAACAGGGAATAAAAAG AAAAAGCGATGTAAAATTAAATCCACCATAAAACCAGAGACAATAACTCCAGCTGTACTCTCCTCAATCCCTAATGGGAGACTGCAGAGTAACAGCCTCCCTCCTCAGGGCTTGGACTTAAAACTGTCATCCTGTGGCCCTGACCCCTCGCCCTTCACCTTCAGAGACCCTCCATCTGAGGGCAGCTCTGAGGCCTCTTCCCAATCAGACGATCCGTCGTTCTGCGGCATCTCCACCTGCGGCCGCCTCTGCGAGGGTCTCCCTCCTCCAAAGAGCCGCTCGGAGAAGAGAGCCCTCAAGCGGCGGCACTCCAAGCCTTCCTGCACTGTGGTCCAGCAACTCCTCCAGCCTGCGCAGAGCAGTGGCCCACTGGTGCGGCCTGGGCCCACCGTACAGGGTTTCATTAAGACCACCACAGAACTCAGTGCTGGCAGGGTTGAAGTCACCACCATCTCTGGACTCACTTGA